The Flaviramulus sp. BrNp1-15 genome has a window encoding:
- a CDS encoding DUF2795 domain-containing protein produces the protein MYWTLELASYLSDAPWPATKDELIDYAIRTGAPLEVVENLQSIEDEGDSYDSIEEIWSDYPTDEDYLWNEDEY, from the coding sequence ATGTATTGGACATTAGAATTAGCATCTTATTTAAGTGATGCGCCTTGGCCAGCAACAAAAGACGAATTAATAGATTACGCTATTAGAACGGGAGCTCCTTTGGAGGTTGTTGAAAATTTACAGTCTATTGAAGATGAGGGTGACTCATACGATTCAATCGAAGAAATCTGGTCAGATTACCCTACAGATGAAGATTATCTCTGGAATGAAGATGAATATTAG
- a CDS encoding cob(I)yrinic acid a,c-diamide adenosyltransferase, with product MKIYTKTGDKGTTALFGGTRVPKHHIRIESYGTVDELNSHLGLIRDQEINHHYKDLIIHIQDRLFTVGAILATDPEKAILKSGKERLNIPKISSEDIERLEHEMDTMNEALPPMTHFVLPGGHQTVSFCHIARCVCRRAERLASALNDLEPFEANTLTYLNRLSDYLFVLARKLSYDLQANEIKWIPEKQ from the coding sequence ATGAAAATTTACACCAAAACAGGAGATAAAGGCACCACAGCATTATTTGGAGGCACGCGGGTACCTAAACACCATATACGTATTGAAAGTTATGGAACTGTTGACGAATTAAACTCGCACCTTGGTTTAATTCGCGATCAAGAAATTAATCATCATTACAAAGATTTAATTATTCATATTCAAGATAGATTATTTACCGTTGGCGCTATTTTAGCTACCGACCCAGAAAAAGCAATTTTAAAAAGTGGAAAAGAACGGTTAAATATCCCAAAAATTTCTTCAGAAGATATTGAACGCTTAGAGCATGAAATGGATACTATGAATGAAGCTTTACCACCCATGACACATTTTGTTTTACCTGGCGGACATCAAACCGTGTCATTCTGTCACATAGCACGTTGTGTGTGCCGTAGAGCCGAACGTTTAGCATCAGCACTTAACGATTTAGAACCTTTTGAAGCAAATACACTAACCTATTTAAACCGTCTTTCTGACTATCTTTTTGTATTGGCACGAAAGTTGTCTTACGACTTACAAGCAAATGAAATTAAATGGATTCCTGAGAAACAATAG
- a CDS encoding O-methyltransferase — MFYQVVQYIKFLLRSSNQHGVHSPFVYNLITKCFYDKSNYKDYIKIKDFIQRLKKVKLKLKVTDLGAGSQVMKQQERSVSKMAKNAGSTFKRAKLLYRITNYLKPNTILELGTSLGIATHAMSLGNPKTKITTIEGCPNISVFTKNQLEINKVENIEIITGNFNNEIKKLTSNTYDLIFFDGNHQKEATLEYFESLLQTVDNNSVWIFDDIYWSKGMTEAWETIKQHPKVTVTIDTFFWGFVFFRIEQAKEHFTIRV; from the coding sequence ATGTTTTATCAAGTAGTACAGTACATAAAATTTCTTTTAAGATCTTCCAACCAACATGGTGTGCACTCGCCTTTTGTATATAATTTGATAACAAAATGCTTTTACGACAAATCGAATTACAAGGATTACATAAAGATTAAAGATTTTATACAGCGCTTAAAAAAAGTAAAACTCAAATTAAAAGTTACCGATTTAGGCGCTGGCTCACAAGTTATGAAACAACAGGAACGTAGTGTTTCAAAAATGGCTAAAAATGCTGGCTCAACTTTTAAAAGAGCAAAACTCTTATACAGAATAACCAATTATTTAAAACCAAATACTATTTTAGAACTTGGCACTTCGTTAGGAATAGCGACACATGCTATGAGTTTAGGAAATCCAAAAACTAAAATTACAACCATTGAAGGCTGTCCGAATATTTCGGTATTTACTAAAAATCAATTAGAGATTAATAAAGTTGAGAATATTGAAATCATTACAGGAAATTTTAATAATGAAATTAAAAAACTAACATCTAACACATACGACCTCATATTTTTTGATGGCAATCATCAAAAAGAAGCGACATTAGAGTATTTTGAATCACTTTTACAAACAGTTGATAACAATTCGGTTTGGATTTTTGATGATATTTACTGGAGCAAAGGCATGACTGAAGCTTGGGAAACCATAAAACAACACCCAAAAGTTACTGTTACTATCGACACCTTTTTCTGGGGATTTGTATTTTTTAGAATAGAACAAGCTAAAGAGCATTTTACAATTAGAGTATAA
- a CDS encoding ABC-F family ATP-binding cassette domain-containing protein, whose product MNYLTVENISKSYGELTLFENISFSVHKDQKIAFVAKNGTGKTSILNILSGDDQPDSGNIIYRKDIKVSFLSQDPKFDNNLTIEETILASENPILKVISNYEKVLLNPEDTDAYQNAFEAMERHHAWDFETLYKQILFKLKLEDLTQKVSTLSGGQKKRLALANALINKPDLLILDEPTNHLDLEMIEWLEDFFAKENITLFMVTHDRYFLERVCNEIIELDEGLLYSYKGNYSYYLEKRDARIEQEAVETGKAKQLFKKELDWMRRQPKARTTKSKSRIDDFTDIKHRAHKRRNDHQVQLELNMERLGSKILEFHKVSKAFKDKTILNKFDYTFQKGERVGIIGKNGTGKTTFLNILTQTNQPDSGKVVKGDTVKFGYYTQSGIKIKPEQKVIDVIREFGDYIPLKKGRQISAQQLLERFLFSRKKQYDFVEKLSGGERKRLYLCTVLIQNPNFLILDEPTNDLDIVTLNVLEEFLLDFPGCIIVVSHDRYFMDKVIDHLFVFRGEGIIEDFPGNYTDYRVYEDSQPVISNTIEDKTEKLSIKKNEASKLSFNEEKELRNIESKLNSLAYDKKELEGKFNNPDLSQDDINKLSEELQKIIDTIEAKEERWFELSSKLED is encoded by the coding sequence TTGAATTACCTAACAGTAGAAAACATATCAAAATCTTACGGAGAGCTTACACTCTTTGAAAACATATCCTTTAGCGTTCATAAAGATCAAAAAATAGCCTTTGTTGCAAAAAATGGAACTGGTAAAACATCTATCTTAAATATTCTTTCTGGTGATGACCAACCTGATTCTGGAAATATCATATACAGAAAAGATATAAAGGTTTCCTTCTTATCTCAAGACCCTAAATTTGACAATAATTTAACTATTGAAGAAACCATTCTAGCTAGCGAAAATCCCATATTAAAAGTGATTTCAAACTACGAAAAAGTACTTTTAAATCCAGAAGATACAGATGCTTATCAAAACGCTTTTGAAGCTATGGAACGACACCATGCTTGGGATTTCGAAACACTTTACAAACAAATTCTTTTCAAATTAAAACTTGAAGATTTAACTCAAAAAGTAAGTACGCTTTCTGGCGGACAAAAAAAGCGGTTAGCACTTGCAAATGCTTTAATAAACAAACCCGATTTATTAATTTTAGACGAGCCTACAAACCACCTCGATTTAGAAATGATTGAGTGGCTTGAAGACTTTTTCGCAAAAGAAAATATCACGCTTTTTATGGTAACTCACGACCGTTATTTTTTAGAGCGTGTTTGCAATGAAATTATTGAGTTAGACGAAGGTTTACTTTATAGTTACAAAGGCAACTATTCCTATTACCTAGAAAAACGAGATGCTAGAATAGAACAAGAAGCAGTAGAAACTGGAAAAGCCAAACAGCTTTTTAAAAAGGAGCTTGATTGGATGCGCAGACAACCCAAAGCGCGTACCACAAAGTCTAAATCTAGAATTGACGATTTTACAGATATTAAACATCGAGCGCATAAGCGTAGAAACGACCATCAAGTTCAGTTAGAACTTAATATGGAACGTTTAGGTAGTAAAATTTTAGAGTTTCATAAAGTATCAAAAGCATTTAAAGATAAAACCATCCTTAATAAGTTTGATTACACCTTTCAAAAAGGGGAACGTGTTGGTATAATTGGAAAAAATGGCACTGGAAAAACCACATTTCTAAATATTTTAACACAAACAAATCAACCAGATTCTGGCAAAGTTGTAAAAGGAGATACTGTGAAATTCGGTTATTATACGCAAAGTGGTATCAAAATAAAACCTGAGCAAAAAGTAATTGATGTTATTCGAGAATTTGGTGATTATATTCCTCTAAAAAAAGGTCGACAAATTAGTGCCCAACAACTTTTAGAACGTTTTTTATTCAGCAGAAAAAAACAATACGATTTTGTTGAAAAACTTAGTGGTGGCGAACGCAAACGCTTATATTTATGTACGGTTTTAATTCAGAATCCTAATTTTTTAATCCTTGACGAGCCTACTAACGATTTAGATATTGTAACACTTAATGTTTTAGAGGAGTTTCTTTTAGATTTTCCTGGATGCATTATTGTAGTGTCTCACGACCGCTATTTTATGGATAAAGTAATCGACCACCTTTTTGTTTTTAGAGGCGAAGGTATTATTGAAGATTTTCCAGGAAACTATACAGATTATAGAGTTTATGAAGACAGCCAACCTGTAATTTCAAATACTATTGAAGATAAAACTGAAAAATTATCTATTAAAAAAAACGAAGCCTCTAAATTATCTTTTAATGAAGAAAAAGAGCTAAGAAACATTGAAAGTAAACTCAATTCTTTAGCATACGACAAGAAAGAATTAGAAGGTAAATTCAACAACCCAGATTTATCTCAAGACGACATCAATAAACTATCTGAAGAATTACAAAAAATCATAGACACTATTGAAGCAAAAGAAGAACGTTGGTTTGAGTTATCGTCTAAATTAGAAGATTAG
- a CDS encoding polysaccharide biosynthesis/export family protein — protein sequence MFSSCITNKDLVYLQDKGTAIDSTFQVKELSKPYRVQVNDILSISVKALDDELVGIFNPVGDSNSSSQGQAGLYFNGFTVDLHGNIEFPVLGEINVLGYTIDEIKDKVESELLNQYFKETAEIFVTVKLSGLRYTVTGEAGPGVFTLFQDRVNIIEALANAGDIPATGDRKDILVIRQYPDGQKIHHIDLTDINAMYSPFYYIQPNDIILVKPLKRKAIGAGQTAIQNLTTIASILSVLVSTYFLTRNL from the coding sequence ATGTTTTCTTCTTGTATTACCAATAAAGATTTAGTATATCTTCAAGATAAAGGTACTGCAATCGATTCAACGTTTCAAGTAAAAGAATTATCTAAACCATACAGAGTTCAAGTAAATGATATTTTAAGCATTAGTGTTAAGGCTTTAGATGATGAACTTGTAGGTATTTTTAATCCTGTAGGGGATTCAAATTCATCATCACAAGGTCAAGCAGGGCTTTACTTTAATGGTTTTACAGTAGATTTACACGGTAATATTGAGTTTCCTGTATTAGGAGAAATTAATGTTTTAGGTTACACCATTGATGAAATTAAAGATAAGGTAGAGAGTGAACTTTTAAACCAATATTTTAAAGAAACTGCTGAAATATTTGTAACAGTTAAATTATCTGGTTTGAGATATACGGTAACTGGAGAGGCAGGACCAGGAGTATTTACTTTATTTCAAGATAGAGTAAATATTATTGAAGCATTGGCAAATGCTGGTGATATTCCAGCAACGGGTGATAGAAAAGATATTTTGGTGATTAGGCAATATCCTGATGGGCAAAAGATTCATCATATAGACTTAACAGATATAAATGCTATGTATTCACCATTTTATTACATACAACCAAATGATATTATTTTGGTTAAACCGCTTAAACGAAAAGCTATTGGAGCTGGACAAACTGCCATACAAAACTTAACAACAATAGCTTCGATTTTGTCAGTATTGGTTTCAACTTATTTCTTAACTAGAAATCTTTAA
- a CDS encoding exopolysaccharide transport family protein: MEEEFETSESQSLPAFDVKAFIIRVLSYWKLFVLFIGVGVFIVYQQNIRKQQSYRLGTQISIEEESNPLFTSNTSLTFNWGGVSGKVQTIINSLKSRSIHEKVVDNLEFYITYLKQSRFRKDDVYSYAPFKIDLLPDTKQLLNVPVKVTFLENNKYEILINFETSVVTTQNFSDKSKFNLDVPLGEFKKQFFLNDTIKLPFINGVIYLRENRIASPNDEYFIKFNNFNGVVAKYRDRLNIDNPKNSAILNLSLVDVNKAKIVDYLNETVKVLSEDQLNRKNQFVTNTIDFIDEQLDRVKSQLTSNADSLNEYKQKNKIFDLSNEGTIINSKINSLEEEKENNSNKLSYYLSLKTYLETSDTFTEIPAPAVAGIEDSNILSNIVEINNLSVQKSKYGSTVRKDATIFADINRQIDGLKNVILENISSVSNEIKREQNLINSKIAIEESKIRKLPKAQQELFDIQRQYSLSERTYNMFLSKRGEADIIKSASVSDILIIDKAKDTGATPIDLKLSSRYLFAIIGGILPPLLLAFLLTFFDNKIHNPQVLESLSSIPLLGVVGKNNLDNNLAVHLKPKSTIAEAFRSLRSSLQYFYKKHSLEGSKTVMITSSVSGEGKTFCSINVATVFAMSGKKTILVGLDLRKPKIFGDFNIENDIGVVNYLIGQKTIEEVTQKTLVQDLDVITSGPIPPNPSELLMNDNMDRLMDYLKDNYDYIVLDTPPVGLVADALELTEYVDATIYVVRQDYTKKGMISLVNDKYIKGEIKNISFVYNGYNQKGKYGYGYGYGYGYGYGYGSYANGYNDDGNPKKTITSRIKSFLKIR; the protein is encoded by the coding sequence ATGGAAGAAGAATTTGAGACATCGGAATCACAATCATTACCAGCTTTTGATGTAAAAGCTTTTATAATAAGGGTTTTAAGTTATTGGAAGTTGTTTGTGTTGTTTATTGGTGTAGGTGTTTTTATTGTTTATCAACAAAATATTAGAAAGCAACAATCTTACAGATTAGGAACTCAAATTTCAATTGAAGAAGAATCTAATCCTCTATTTACATCAAATACTAGTTTAACATTTAACTGGGGTGGTGTTTCAGGTAAAGTACAAACTATTATCAACTCTTTAAAATCGCGTTCAATTCATGAAAAAGTGGTAGATAATTTGGAGTTTTATATCACCTATTTAAAACAATCAAGGTTCAGAAAAGATGATGTTTACAGTTATGCGCCTTTTAAAATAGATTTATTACCTGATACAAAACAATTGTTAAATGTTCCTGTAAAAGTTACATTTTTGGAAAACAACAAATATGAAATTCTTATAAATTTTGAAACTAGCGTTGTGACTACACAAAATTTTTCAGATAAGAGTAAATTCAATTTAGATGTACCGTTAGGGGAATTTAAGAAGCAATTTTTTTTGAATGACACTATAAAACTCCCTTTCATTAATGGGGTGATATATTTGAGAGAAAATAGGATAGCTAGCCCAAATGATGAATATTTTATTAAGTTTAATAATTTTAATGGAGTAGTTGCCAAGTATAGAGACCGATTAAATATTGATAACCCAAAAAACTCAGCCATTTTAAACTTAAGTTTAGTAGATGTAAACAAAGCAAAAATCGTTGATTATTTAAATGAAACTGTAAAAGTATTAAGTGAAGACCAACTTAATAGAAAAAATCAATTTGTTACAAATACTATTGATTTTATTGATGAACAATTAGATCGTGTCAAGTCTCAATTAACTTCAAATGCCGATTCTTTAAATGAATATAAACAGAAAAACAAAATTTTTGATTTAAGTAATGAAGGAACAATAATAAATAGTAAAATTAATTCATTAGAAGAAGAAAAAGAAAACAATAGTAATAAACTTTCATATTATTTAAGCTTGAAAACTTATTTAGAGACAAGTGATACTTTTACAGAAATACCTGCTCCTGCAGTAGCTGGTATTGAAGATTCTAACATACTCTCTAATATTGTTGAAATCAATAATTTATCTGTTCAAAAATCAAAATACGGGTCTACTGTTAGAAAAGATGCAACAATTTTTGCAGATATAAACCGACAAATTGATGGATTAAAAAATGTTATTTTAGAGAATATTAGTTCTGTATCTAATGAAATAAAAAGAGAGCAGAACTTGATTAACTCTAAAATAGCAATTGAAGAATCAAAAATAAGAAAGTTGCCTAAAGCGCAACAAGAACTTTTTGATATACAGCGTCAATACTCTTTAAGTGAAAGAACTTATAATATGTTTTTATCAAAGCGAGGAGAGGCAGATATAATTAAATCTGCAAGTGTATCAGATATATTAATTATTGATAAGGCTAAAGATACTGGAGCAACCCCTATAGACTTAAAATTGAGTTCAAGGTATTTATTTGCTATAATTGGTGGTATTTTACCACCATTACTATTAGCATTTTTATTAACATTTTTTGATAATAAAATACATAATCCACAAGTTTTAGAAAGTTTGTCTTCAATTCCATTATTAGGGGTCGTTGGTAAAAACAATTTAGATAATAATCTAGCTGTACATTTAAAACCAAAATCTACAATAGCAGAAGCGTTTAGATCTTTAAGATCTAGCTTGCAATATTTTTATAAGAAGCATAGTCTGGAAGGATCTAAAACAGTAATGATTACATCATCAGTTAGTGGAGAGGGTAAAACTTTCTGCTCAATTAATGTTGCAACTGTATTCGCTATGAGTGGCAAGAAAACAATTTTGGTAGGTTTAGATTTAAGGAAACCTAAAATTTTTGGCGATTTTAATATAGAAAATGATATAGGAGTTGTTAATTATTTAATAGGACAAAAAACAATTGAAGAAGTAACTCAAAAAACATTAGTACAAGACTTGGATGTTATAACATCAGGTCCTATACCACCAAATCCATCTGAATTATTAATGAATGATAATATGGATAGACTAATGGATTATTTAAAGGATAATTATGATTATATAGTTTTAGATACTCCACCTGTAGGTTTAGTTGCTGATGCTTTAGAATTAACAGAATATGTTGATGCCACAATTTATGTTGTAAGGCAAGATTATACTAAAAAAGGGATGATAAGTCTTGTAAATGATAAATACATAAAAGGAGAAATAAAAAACATAAGTTTTGTTTATAATGGTTATAATCAAAAAGGAAAATATGGCTATGGTTATGGCTATGGTTATGGCTATGGCTACGGTTATGGCAGTTATGCCAACGGTTATAATGATGATGGAAATCCTAAAAAAACAATAACATCTCGAATTAAATCTTTTTTAAAAATAAGATGA
- a CDS encoding ABC transporter permease, translating to MDNNNDNWLYTISSQKKVIDLNIKEIWRYKDLLILFVKRNVVTAYKQTILGPLWYFIQPLFTSVIFTLIFNSMANIPTGVGVPPFLFNLAGITSWNYFKESLTGTSDTFRQNQGIFGKVYFPRVIVPISVVITNLVKFGIQLLVFIGFYIYYVFFTDKAFDTSPQNVIIFLPILVVFMGLLGLGLGMIISSMTTKYRDLKFLITFGVQLLMYGSAVMYPLSFFKEKLPNISWIVEYNPMTTIIEAFRYMTLGVGDYSLSKMVYASVISIVIFLIGLIIFNKTEKSFIDTI from the coding sequence TTGGATAATAATAACGATAATTGGCTTTATACTATTTCATCTCAAAAAAAGGTGATTGATTTAAATATTAAAGAGATTTGGAGATACAAGGATTTACTTATTTTATTTGTTAAACGAAATGTTGTAACCGCTTATAAGCAAACTATACTAGGACCACTTTGGTATTTTATTCAACCATTGTTTACCTCAGTAATTTTTACTTTAATATTTAATAGTATGGCGAATATACCAACTGGTGTTGGTGTGCCACCATTCTTATTTAATTTAGCAGGTATAACGTCTTGGAATTATTTTAAAGAGAGTTTAACAGGTACAAGTGATACTTTTAGGCAAAACCAAGGTATATTTGGTAAGGTTTACTTTCCACGTGTTATTGTACCAATATCAGTAGTAATAACCAATTTAGTTAAATTTGGAATTCAATTATTAGTATTTATTGGATTTTATATATATTATGTATTTTTTACAGATAAAGCATTTGATACATCTCCTCAAAATGTGATTATATTTTTACCTATTTTGGTTGTGTTTATGGGGCTTTTAGGTTTGGGATTAGGTATGATAATTTCATCTATGACAACTAAATACAGGGACTTGAAATTTTTAATAACATTTGGTGTACAATTACTTATGTATGGTTCTGCTGTAATGTATCCTTTATCTTTTTTTAAAGAAAAATTGCCAAACATATCATGGATAGTAGAATACAACCCTATGACTACAATAATTGAAGCATTTAGATATATGACTTTAGGTGTTGGAGATTATTCGCTCTCTAAAATGGTTTATGCTAGCGTAATTAGTATTGTGATTTTTTTAATAGGACTTATTATTTTTAATAAAACCGAAAAAAGTTTTATAGACACTATTTGA
- a CDS encoding ABC transporter ATP-binding protein: MKKDIILKGENISKQYRLGLVGTGTIGHDFNRWWNKIRGKEDPYLKIGEANDRSIKGDSEYVWALKNINFEVERGEVLGIIGKNGAGKSTLLKLLSKVTAPTTGEIKTKGRIASLLEVGTGFHPEMTGKENIFLNGAILGMTKKEIESKLDNIIEFSGCERYIDTPVKRYSSGMTVRLAFAVAAHLDPDILVIDEVLAVGDAEFQKKAIGKMQDISKGEGRTVLFVSHNMAAVKSLCNRAMLLEHGHVIFEGQTDEVISYYMKGDSGLQNLKVFDNLFDNNIFTLNEICVKNKDDVIEKPIVEDKEIELITNITIKGKDFNRYHVTYHLNNELGEALFAFSHNNISLKKGLNKLHCYFPKSFFQSGEYFLSFFLIEDKRKAVFHEKDIISFTIIDKNREIGTYMGKEPGYIKPVFKWENK, from the coding sequence ATGAAAAAGGATATTATTTTAAAAGGTGAAAATATTTCCAAACAATATAGGTTGGGTTTGGTAGGAACTGGTACTATAGGACATGATTTTAACAGATGGTGGAATAAAATTAGAGGAAAAGAAGATCCGTATCTTAAAATTGGTGAAGCAAATGATAGAAGTATTAAAGGAGATTCTGAATATGTTTGGGCATTGAAAAATATTAATTTTGAAGTAGAACGTGGTGAGGTTTTAGGAATAATTGGTAAAAATGGAGCGGGGAAATCAACACTTTTAAAATTATTATCTAAAGTTACAGCCCCAACCACAGGTGAAATTAAGACAAAAGGAAGAATAGCATCTTTATTAGAAGTAGGTACCGGTTTTCATCCAGAAATGACAGGTAAAGAAAATATTTTTTTAAATGGTGCTATCTTAGGAATGACTAAAAAAGAAATAGAATCTAAACTTGACAATATTATTGAATTTTCTGGTTGTGAACGTTATATAGATACACCTGTAAAGCGTTATTCTTCTGGTATGACAGTCCGTTTAGCTTTTGCAGTAGCAGCACATTTAGATCCTGATATTTTGGTGATTGATGAAGTATTAGCAGTAGGTGATGCCGAGTTTCAAAAAAAGGCTATAGGTAAAATGCAAGATATAAGTAAAGGAGAAGGAAGAACAGTACTTTTTGTTAGTCATAATATGGCAGCTGTAAAAAGTTTATGTAATAGAGCAATGTTGTTAGAGCATGGTCATGTAATCTTTGAAGGACAAACAGATGAAGTCATAAGTTATTACATGAAAGGTGATTCAGGTCTTCAAAATTTAAAAGTGTTTGATAATTTGTTCGACAATAATATTTTTACACTTAATGAAATATGTGTAAAAAATAAAGATGATGTAATTGAAAAGCCTATAGTTGAAGATAAAGAAATTGAGTTGATTACTAATATTACTATTAAAGGCAAAGATTTTAATAGATATCATGTAACATACCATTTAAACAATGAATTAGGGGAAGCTTTATTTGCGTTCTCGCATAACAATATAAGTCTTAAAAAAGGGTTGAATAAACTACATTGTTATTTCCCTAAGTCTTTTTTTCAATCTGGAGAATATTTTTTGTCATTCTTTTTAATTGAAGATAAAAGAAAAGCAGTATTTCACGAAAAAGATATTATATCATTTACTATAATTGATAAAAACAGAGAGATTGGTACATATATGGGTAAAGAGCCAGGATATATTAAACCAGTTTTTAAATGGGAAAATAAATAA
- a CDS encoding DegT/DnrJ/EryC1/StrS aminotransferase family protein → MINVTKTFLPSQKDYQAILKKAWDANWMTNRGALVKELEDKLKQYLGVSNIITTTNGTLPLQIAIKALGLKGEIITTPFSYVATTSSIVWEGCTPVFVDINPDYLTIDETKIEAAITSKTSAILATHVFGNPCDVDKIEIIAKKHNLKVIYDAAHCFGVTYKGQSIFNYGDLSTCSFHATKVFHTGEGGAMFTNSNTIHDTFFYYHNFGHKGPEAFQGLGINAKMSELQAAMGLSVLPHIDRILNERKNIIDFYNKLIDFSKVNTIKLRSNTKWNYSYYPILFKDQNKLLEAVAALKAVDIFPRRYFYPSLNTLNYVNSKPMPISEDFSSRILCLPLYFDLKEEDIKKIVQIINITA, encoded by the coding sequence ATGATTAACGTTACTAAAACATTTCTTCCTTCTCAAAAAGACTATCAAGCCATTCTTAAAAAAGCTTGGGATGCTAATTGGATGACAAATAGAGGTGCATTAGTAAAAGAATTGGAAGATAAACTAAAACAATATTTAGGAGTATCTAACATAATAACAACTACTAATGGAACTTTACCTTTACAAATAGCTATAAAAGCACTGGGCTTAAAAGGCGAAATTATAACAACACCATTTAGTTATGTTGCAACAACATCTAGTATTGTTTGGGAAGGATGTACGCCTGTTTTTGTAGATATAAACCCAGATTATTTAACTATTGATGAAACAAAAATTGAAGCTGCTATTACTTCAAAAACATCTGCAATTTTAGCTACCCATGTTTTTGGTAACCCTTGTGATGTAGATAAAATAGAAATAATTGCCAAAAAACATAATCTTAAAGTTATTTATGACGCAGCACATTGTTTTGGTGTTACTTATAAAGGACAATCCATATTTAATTATGGAGATTTAAGTACATGTAGCTTTCATGCTACAAAAGTGTTTCATACTGGAGAAGGAGGTGCTATGTTTACTAATTCGAATACAATTCATGACACTTTTTTCTACTATCATAATTTCGGGCATAAAGGTCCTGAAGCTTTTCAAGGCTTAGGAATTAACGCTAAAATGAGCGAACTTCAAGCGGCTATGGGGTTATCTGTGTTGCCTCATATAGATAGAATATTAAACGAAAGAAAGAATATTATAGATTTTTACAATAAATTAATAGATTTTTCAAAAGTAAACACCATTAAATTAAGAAGTAATACAAAATGGAATTACAGTTATTATCCAATTTTATTTAAAGATCAAAACAAATTATTAGAAGCTGTAGCAGCTTTAAAAGCTGTTGATATTTTCCCTAGACGTTATTTTTATCCCTCTCTCAATACGCTTAATTATGTTAATAGTAAACCTATGCCTATCTCAGAAGATTTTTCTTCAAGAATATTGTGTTTGCCTTTGTATTTTGATCTCAAAGAAGAAGATATAAAAAAAATTGTTCAAATAATTAATATAACTGCATAA
- a CDS encoding WbqC family protein, with protein sequence MKLGIMQPYFFPYLGYFSLIDATDFWVVFDEVQFIRHGWVERNRVQNSDGGWQYIKVPLVKAPRQNLIKDTFIRFNENWESKILAQLTCYKKKAPYYNQVINLLEKIFEKKNKDITSLNILVLKKVCEYIGMEFNYDVFSQTEMDFSSTIKKPGDWALQISKYYEASTYVNPYGGIDIFDRENFQKEGIGIKFLKNNLDIYNQRNKKFEPGLSIIDVLMFNSPKETKKLIESYKFC encoded by the coding sequence ATGAAATTAGGAATTATGCAGCCATATTTTTTTCCTTATTTAGGTTATTTTAGTCTTATAGATGCAACAGATTTTTGGGTAGTTTTTGATGAAGTACAGTTTATTAGACATGGTTGGGTAGAGCGCAATAGAGTACAAAATTCTGATGGTGGCTGGCAATATATAAAAGTGCCTTTAGTAAAGGCACCACGTCAAAATTTAATTAAAGACACCTTTATTAGATTTAATGAAAATTGGGAAAGTAAAATATTGGCTCAATTAACTTGTTATAAAAAAAAAGCACCTTATTATAATCAGGTAATTAATCTATTAGAGAAAATTTTTGAAAAGAAAAATAAAGACATAACATCATTGAATATTCTGGTACTTAAAAAAGTATGCGAATATATTGGTATGGAGTTTAATTATGATGTTTTTTCACAAACTGAAATGGATTTTTCAAGTACTATAAAAAAACCAGGTGATTGGGCACTACAAATTTCCAAATATTATGAAGCAAGTACATATGTAAACCCTTATGGGGGGATTGATATTTTTGATAGAGAAAACTTTCAAAAGGAAGGTATCGGTATTAAGTTTTTAAAAAATAATTTGGATATTTATAATCAAAGAAATAAAAAATTTGAACCAGGACTCTCAATTATTGATGTTTTAATGTTTAATTCTCCAAAAGAAACAAAAAAATTAATAGAATCGTATAAGTTTTGTTAA